One Candidatus Eremiobacterota bacterium genomic region harbors:
- a CDS encoding ABC transporter ATP-binding protein: MAIIAFGHVTKTFETGYTALQDVDLAIEAQRFVALVGPSGCGKSTTLSLVAGLDQPTRGTVSVRGKLVDGITDGTGFLFQRDALLPWKSVRDNVALPLQLRGITGASARTRVDEWIGRVGLRGFEASYPYQLSGGMRKRVALAQTLVYDPEILLMDEPFSALDVQTRNLMEGELLSLWQGSGKTVIFVTHDLEEAIALADEVVVMTAGPGRVKARYDVTLPRPRDIEQVRFDPRFTELYSKMWNDLRDEVLESYARANAAG; encoded by the coding sequence ATAGCGATCATCGCGTTCGGTCACGTCACGAAGACGTTCGAGACGGGCTACACGGCGCTGCAGGACGTCGACCTGGCGATCGAGGCGCAGCGCTTCGTCGCGCTGGTCGGGCCCTCGGGATGCGGCAAGTCGACGACGCTCTCGCTCGTCGCCGGGCTCGATCAGCCCACCCGCGGGACGGTGAGCGTCCGCGGGAAGCTGGTCGACGGGATCACCGACGGCACCGGGTTTCTGTTTCAGCGCGACGCGCTGCTGCCGTGGAAGAGCGTGCGCGACAACGTCGCCCTCCCGTTGCAGCTGCGCGGCATAACCGGCGCGAGCGCGCGCACGCGCGTCGACGAGTGGATCGGGCGCGTCGGGCTGCGCGGCTTCGAGGCCTCGTACCCGTACCAGCTGTCCGGGGGGATGCGCAAGCGCGTCGCGCTCGCGCAGACGCTGGTCTACGACCCGGAGATCCTGCTGATGGACGAGCCGTTCTCGGCGCTCGACGTGCAGACGCGCAACTTGATGGAAGGCGAATTGCTGAGCCTCTGGCAAGGCTCGGGGAAGACCGTGATCTTCGTGACTCACGACCTCGAAGAGGCGATCGCGCTCGCCGACGAGGTGGTGGTCATGACCGCCGGGCCGGGGCGCGTGAAGGCGCGCTACGACGTGACCCTGCCGCGTCCGCGCGACATCGAACAGGTTCGGTTCGACCCGCGCTTCACCGAGCTCTACTCGAAGATGTGGAACGACCTGCGTGACGAGGTGCTGGAGAGCTATGCGCGAGCGAACGCAGCCGGTTAA
- a CDS encoding CoA transferase has translation MSTYRPPLDGIRVLELGSSVAGPAAGRLLADLGADVLKVESDEGDGLRTWGPPAPDGTSWWFKSHNRNKRFLRFDLHDESDRATVRAIALRCDVLLENFRPGRLAEWGLGYESLRADNPRIVYASISGFGQDGPYRDRAGFGNIAESMSGLRYITGFPDRPPVRVGISLADELAALYCVVGIQAALLARERDGAGDYVDVSLLEASIALTQGMLPEYDALGIVRERTGNSHAAVAPSNIYPTRDGKWIAIGANANSLFRRFVTAMGKPELADDPRYRGNRERTERGAEIDAWVADWTRTLDAAEAAAILAEAGVPAGPVYSIADIVADEQVRARGVVRHLPDDAGNEVATTAPVLRFRAHPTVSHHAARAVGADTAAVLDELGIGGAR, from the coding sequence GTGAGCACATATCGGCCGCCGCTCGACGGTATCCGTGTGCTGGAGCTGGGCTCGTCGGTGGCGGGGCCGGCCGCGGGGCGGCTGCTGGCCGACTTGGGTGCGGACGTGCTGAAGGTCGAGAGCGACGAGGGGGACGGGCTGCGGACCTGGGGGCCGCCGGCGCCGGACGGGACCTCGTGGTGGTTCAAGTCGCACAACCGCAACAAGCGTTTCTTGCGCTTCGACCTGCACGATGAATCAGACCGCGCGACGGTGCGCGCGATCGCGCTGCGGTGCGACGTCCTGCTCGAAAACTTTCGGCCCGGGCGGCTCGCCGAGTGGGGACTCGGCTACGAGAGCTTGCGCGCCGACAACCCGCGGATCGTCTATGCCTCGATCAGCGGCTTCGGGCAGGACGGCCCGTACCGCGACCGGGCCGGGTTCGGCAACATCGCGGAGTCGATGAGCGGACTGCGCTACATCACCGGCTTTCCCGATCGTCCGCCGGTGCGAGTCGGGATCTCGCTCGCCGACGAGCTCGCGGCGCTGTACTGCGTGGTCGGCATTCAGGCGGCGCTGCTGGCGCGCGAGCGCGACGGCGCCGGCGACTACGTCGACGTCTCGCTGCTCGAAGCCTCGATTGCGCTGACGCAAGGAATGCTTCCCGAGTACGACGCGCTGGGCATCGTGCGCGAGCGGACCGGCAACTCGCACGCCGCCGTCGCGCCCTCGAACATCTACCCGACGCGCGACGGCAAATGGATCGCGATCGGCGCGAACGCGAACTCGCTCTTCCGGCGCTTCGTCACGGCGATGGGGAAACCGGAGCTGGCCGACGACCCGCGCTACCGCGGCAACCGCGAGCGCACCGAGCGCGGCGCGGAGATCGACGCGTGGGTCGCCGACTGGACCCGCACGCTGGACGCCGCGGAAGCCGCGGCGATTCTCGCGGAGGCCGGCGTTCCCGCGGGGCCGGTCTACTCTATCGCCGACATCGTCGCCGACGAGCAGGTGCGCGCGCGCGGCGTCGTGCGCCATCTGCCGGACGATGCGGGAAACGAAGTGGCGACGACCGCGCCGGTGCTGCGCTTTCGCGCGCACCCGACCGTCTCGCACCACGCCGCGCGAGCGGTCGGCGCCGACACCGCCGCGGTGCTCGACGAGCTCGGGATCGGAGGCGCACGATAG
- a CDS encoding TetR/AcrR family transcriptional regulator yields MTDTGERLGASCAGERDVLAAAIADPATPDYAVVRALAALGGESNERLARFTGMGREFVVEVRRRAACDGAAAVLAGAPSVCERILESATEQIVASGRRDVEMRALCAAARVPRRTLYNLYSSSTDLVQTCQRRAQTIWRARFEQRVVRSSTDARGRLFAVVDAIDAWVGSTRFRADLLLVARPSLASELRDDDLREHLAEIERFATALAADARVRGPHAFGAFVATSVAGASAWFDRRAAARTASVAFVERSTGLVR; encoded by the coding sequence GTGACTGATACGGGTGAACGGCTCGGCGCATCGTGCGCCGGCGAACGGGACGTCTTGGCTGCGGCGATCGCCGATCCGGCGACGCCGGACTACGCAGTCGTGCGCGCGCTGGCGGCGCTCGGCGGGGAATCGAACGAACGGCTCGCGCGATTTACCGGGATGGGCAGAGAGTTCGTTGTCGAGGTACGGCGGCGCGCCGCGTGTGACGGCGCCGCCGCCGTGCTGGCCGGCGCGCCGAGCGTCTGCGAGCGCATCTTGGAGTCGGCGACGGAACAGATCGTGGCCAGCGGCCGCCGTGACGTGGAGATGCGCGCGCTCTGCGCCGCAGCACGCGTGCCGCGCCGCACGCTCTACAATCTGTACTCCTCGAGCACCGACTTGGTTCAAACGTGCCAACGACGTGCGCAGACGATATGGCGCGCTCGCTTCGAGCAGCGCGTCGTGCGCAGTAGCACCGACGCGCGCGGACGGCTGTTCGCCGTCGTCGACGCGATCGACGCCTGGGTCGGCTCGACGCGGTTCCGCGCCGATCTGCTCCTCGTCGCGCGGCCGTCGCTCGCGAGCGAGCTGCGCGACGACGACCTGCGCGAGCACTTGGCCGAGATCGAACGCTTCGCGACCGCGCTCGCCGCCGACGCACGCGTGCGCGGGCCGCACGCGTTCGGCGCGTTCGTCGCGACCAGCGTCGCGGGCGCGAGCGCGTGGTTCGACCGCCGCGCCGCGGCGCGCACGGCGAGCGTCGCGTTCGTCGAGCGCTCGACCGGCCTCGTGCGCTGA
- the deoC gene encoding deoxyribose-phosphate aldolase, protein MPLVLSPASPPVDAVMLEARAAGFAKRSIKNEAKLAAIDLAIRCIDLTTLEGRDSPGRVRSLCAKAAFPAPGAPWVAAVCVYPNLVAVAKDALRGTDVKVASVATAFPSGLSSLDVKLRDTEAALESGADEIDMVIDRGAFLAGDEQHVFDEIAAVKKLCGPVHLKAILETGELGSYDATRRASDLALEAGADVIKTSTGKIGTSATLPSALVMAEALRDFFHRTGARRGLKVAGGVRNTKTAIAYLVLIDETLGGDWLTPDLFRIGASALLDDLLLQRGKLATGRYGSLDYIAKD, encoded by the coding sequence ATGCCGCTCGTTCTTTCGCCGGCGTCGCCGCCGGTCGACGCCGTCATGCTCGAGGCTCGGGCCGCGGGATTCGCCAAGCGGTCGATTAAGAACGAGGCGAAGCTCGCCGCGATCGATCTGGCGATCCGCTGCATCGATCTGACGACGCTCGAAGGCCGCGACTCACCCGGGCGCGTTCGCTCGCTGTGCGCGAAGGCGGCGTTTCCCGCGCCCGGCGCGCCGTGGGTCGCGGCGGTCTGCGTCTACCCGAACCTCGTCGCGGTCGCGAAGGATGCGTTGCGCGGGACGGACGTGAAGGTCGCCTCGGTCGCGACCGCGTTTCCGAGCGGGCTGTCGTCGCTCGACGTGAAGCTGCGCGACACCGAAGCGGCGCTCGAATCGGGCGCCGACGAGATCGACATGGTGATCGACCGCGGCGCGTTCCTCGCCGGCGACGAGCAGCACGTCTTCGACGAGATCGCCGCGGTGAAAAAGCTGTGCGGCCCGGTGCACCTCAAAGCGATCCTCGAGACGGGCGAGCTTGGATCCTACGACGCGACGCGGCGCGCAAGCGACCTCGCACTCGAAGCGGGTGCCGACGTGATCAAAACGTCAACCGGCAAGATCGGCACGTCGGCGACGCTCCCGAGCGCGCTGGTGATGGCGGAAGCGCTGCGCGACTTCTTCCACCGCACCGGCGCGCGCCGGGGCCTGAAAGTCGCTGGCGGCGTGCGCAACACGAAGACTGCGATCGCATACCTCGTGCTGATCGACGAAACTCTCGGCGGCGATTGGCTGACGCCGGACCTGTTCCGCATCGGCGCAAGCGCGCTGCTCGACGACCTGCTCCTGCAGCGCGGCAAGCTCGCGACAGGACGCTACGGCTCGCTCGACTACATCGCCAAGGACTGA
- a CDS encoding phage holin family protein, with the protein MRPDAPSEADRPIGELLRELGDEISTLVRAEIALAKAEFAEKVKPAAASAGMFGGTALLGLGAFGAATAFLIALIALALPVWAAALVVAVVYGAVALVLAQTGKKKLQEAAPLVPEQTAQTVKEDIEWAKTRMKSGAR; encoded by the coding sequence ATGCGACCTGACGCCCCGAGCGAGGCCGATCGTCCGATCGGCGAGCTCCTGCGCGAGCTCGGTGACGAGATCTCGACGCTCGTGCGGGCTGAGATCGCGCTCGCCAAAGCCGAGTTCGCCGAGAAGGTGAAGCCGGCCGCCGCGTCCGCCGGGATGTTCGGCGGAACGGCGCTGCTCGGCCTCGGCGCGTTCGGCGCCGCGACCGCGTTCTTGATCGCGCTGATCGCGCTCGCGCTCCCGGTGTGGGCGGCGGCGCTCGTCGTCGCCGTCGTCTACGGCGCCGTCGCGCTCGTCCTCGCGCAAACCGGCAAGAAGAAGTTGCAAGAAGCCGCGCCGCTCGTTCCGGAGCAGACCGCGCAAACCGTGAAGGAAGACATCGAATGGGCCAAGACTCGAATGAAATCCGGCGCGAGATAG
- a CDS encoding ABC transporter substrate-binding protein codes for MPHISRRTLIGGLAAAGASTTFGVPTIVIAAAPKEKVPVAVGSEHALVYLPWDVAKALGYFDAEGLDVDLTYTKGGSEAATALASGSAEYSGNAIDHAIAAAERGKSLVMIADFMNQPGIAVMVRPADREKYKTFADFKGKTIGVTSIGSATHVLATWMGHRAGLGKDDLKIVGVGGGATMISALSGNQVDAAYGNDPYATTLIKTGRGVQWLGLYTSADTRRALGFREYCFTGALTRGEVIQKNPERTQKIVNALVRAQKFMATRTSAQIAAALSDEFRGGTPQADWAASYSHSRPAYTQYGTIALDGVRAVMETNNYFLGASSKVDPAKLYDNTFVDKAARTVKL; via the coding sequence ATGCCGCACATCTCACGCCGCACGCTGATCGGCGGTTTGGCCGCTGCCGGGGCCTCCACGACGTTCGGCGTGCCGACGATCGTGATCGCCGCCGCGCCGAAGGAGAAGGTGCCGGTCGCGGTCGGTTCGGAGCACGCGCTCGTCTATCTGCCGTGGGACGTCGCGAAGGCGCTCGGCTATTTCGACGCGGAAGGCCTCGACGTCGACCTGACCTACACCAAGGGCGGCAGCGAAGCGGCGACGGCGCTCGCGTCCGGGTCGGCCGAGTACAGCGGAAACGCGATCGACCACGCGATCGCCGCGGCCGAGCGCGGGAAGTCGCTGGTGATGATCGCGGACTTCATGAACCAGCCGGGGATCGCGGTGATGGTGCGCCCCGCGGACCGCGAGAAGTACAAGACGTTCGCCGACTTCAAAGGCAAGACGATCGGCGTGACGTCGATCGGCTCGGCGACGCACGTGCTGGCGACCTGGATGGGGCACCGCGCGGGCCTCGGCAAGGACGATCTGAAGATCGTCGGCGTCGGCGGCGGCGCGACGATGATCTCCGCGCTCAGCGGGAACCAGGTCGACGCGGCGTACGGCAACGACCCGTACGCCACGACGCTGATCAAGACCGGGCGCGGCGTGCAGTGGCTGGGCCTCTACACCTCCGCCGACACGCGGCGGGCGCTCGGCTTTCGCGAGTACTGCTTCACCGGCGCGCTCACGCGCGGCGAGGTGATTCAGAAGAATCCGGAGCGCACGCAGAAGATCGTGAACGCGCTGGTGCGCGCGCAGAAGTTCATGGCGACCAGGACCTCGGCCCAGATCGCGGCCGCGCTCTCCGACGAGTTTCGCGGCGGCACGCCGCAAGCCGACTGGGCAGCTTCGTACAGCCACTCCCGCCCGGCCTACACGCAATACGGCACGATCGCGCTCGACGGCGTGCGCGCCGTGATGGAGACCAACAACTACTTCCTCGGCGCGAGCTCGAAAGTCGATCCGGCGAAGCTCTACGACAACACGTTCGTCGACAAAGCCGCCCGAACGGTGAAACTCTAA
- a CDS encoding GGDEF domain-containing protein — protein MLRDPPFGWYATSMFSLVGLTLVESRTPAIAWPRAVSVAEAVCLALYYIALTGFCRSFLGSSGGRQLFDALTIPVLAANVALIFIEKLTRWNGYGYVVDEVLQAALLALLFARGYVARGQGFTPARFYLVAFVLGAVGIGINDLNVHHVLLPRLNLTRAFDAGIALEALLFALALADRNRALSALIALDGLTGIANRRSFDGALARAWDRSRRSHSAIGVLMIDVDHFKKYNDSHGHQAGDEILRRVAQAVQAAVLRPDDVAARYGGEEFAIVLPLAEGEASRVVGERVRHNVRGLAIPYPEAPTGIVTVSVGVASTRPHESGVEPKELLTSADQALYQAKREGRDRVVLAPLLGARSIPDPALR, from the coding sequence GTGCTGCGCGACCCGCCGTTCGGCTGGTACGCGACCTCGATGTTCTCGCTGGTCGGGCTGACGCTGGTCGAGTCGCGCACCCCGGCGATCGCGTGGCCGCGCGCGGTCTCGGTGGCCGAGGCGGTATGCCTGGCGCTGTACTACATCGCGCTGACCGGCTTCTGCCGCTCGTTCCTCGGCTCGAGCGGCGGGCGGCAGCTCTTCGACGCGCTCACCATCCCGGTGCTGGCGGCGAACGTCGCGCTGATCTTCATCGAGAAGCTCACGCGCTGGAACGGTTACGGCTACGTCGTCGACGAGGTGCTGCAGGCGGCGCTGCTCGCGCTCCTCTTCGCGCGCGGGTACGTCGCCCGCGGGCAAGGCTTCACGCCGGCACGCTTCTACCTGGTCGCGTTCGTCCTGGGCGCGGTCGGGATCGGGATCAACGACCTCAACGTCCACCACGTGCTCTTGCCGCGGCTGAACCTGACCCGCGCGTTCGACGCCGGGATCGCGCTGGAGGCGCTGCTGTTCGCGCTCGCCCTCGCCGACCGCAACCGCGCGCTCTCGGCGCTGATCGCGCTCGACGGCCTGACCGGAATCGCGAACCGCCGCTCGTTCGACGGCGCGCTGGCGCGCGCGTGGGACCGCTCGCGCCGCTCGCACTCCGCGATCGGCGTGCTGATGATCGACGTCGACCACTTCAAGAAGTACAACGACTCGCACGGCCACCAAGCGGGCGACGAGATACTGCGCCGCGTCGCGCAGGCCGTCCAGGCCGCGGTGTTGCGGCCGGACGACGTCGCGGCGCGCTACGGCGGCGAGGAGTTCGCGATCGTGCTGCCGCTGGCCGAGGGCGAGGCCTCGCGCGTGGTCGGGGAGCGGGTCCGGCACAACGTGCGCGGGCTGGCGATTCCCTACCCCGAGGCGCCGACCGGGATCGTCACGGTGAGCGTCGGCGTCGCCTCGACCCGCCCGCACGAGTCCGGGGTCGAGCCCAAGGAGCTGCTGACGTCGGCCGACCAGGCGCTCTATCAGGCCAAACGCGAAGGCCGCGACCGCGTCGTGCTCGCGCCGCTGCTCGGCGCTCGCTCAATTCCCGACCCCGCCCTCCGATAA
- a CDS encoding DUF3618 domain-containing protein, translated as MGQDSNEIRREIEETRARMGETVEALGYKADVPSRVKDAVNERVETVKGTISDAVSGVKNTVKSTIGQTTGRVGEVTSSVSGRAGDVASGVADRLGDAKYAARRGVGMAIENPLGLALGALAVGFLAGLIAPVTELEREKIGPLREELLEKAQTVAGDVVEHGKQVLQETAQAAVQTAQASAQSHGREIFGGEGGGEAGEGETG; from the coding sequence ATGGGCCAAGACTCGAATGAAATCCGGCGCGAGATAGAAGAGACGCGCGCGCGGATGGGCGAGACGGTCGAAGCGCTCGGCTACAAAGCGGACGTTCCGTCTCGCGTGAAAGACGCCGTGAACGAACGCGTCGAGACCGTGAAAGGGACGATCTCCGACGCGGTCAGCGGCGTGAAGAACACGGTGAAAAGCACGATCGGTCAGACGACCGGGAGGGTAGGCGAAGTGACGAGCAGCGTGAGCGGACGAGCCGGCGATGTGGCGAGCGGCGTGGCGGATCGCCTCGGCGATGCGAAGTACGCCGCCCGGCGCGGGGTCGGGATGGCGATCGAAAACCCGCTCGGACTCGCGCTCGGCGCGCTGGCCGTCGGCTTTCTCGCCGGCTTGATCGCGCCGGTGACGGAGCTCGAGCGCGAGAAGATCGGGCCGCTTCGCGAGGAGCTGCTCGAAAAAGCTCAGACCGTCGCCGGCGACGTGGTCGAGCACGGCAAACAGGTGCTGCAAGAGACCGCACAAGCTGCGGTGCAGACCGCGCAGGCGTCGGCGCAATCGCACGGCCGCGAGATCTTCGGGGGTGAAGGCGGCGGCGAGGCCGGCGAAGGCGAAACCGGCTGA
- the hppD gene encoding 4-hydroxyphenylpyruvate dioxygenase, whose translation MTARSAALESLEFDHLELWVGNAKQAAHYYCTAFGFAPLAYAGPETGVKDRASYVVRQNELTLVLTCSLRPEGEIAEHVARHGDGVRDVALRTSGAREAFDAALAGGARPLAHPAAAEDEQGRVVRAQIGTYGDTVHSLIERGGYRRVWLPGYRPWQAAMPPSPRVGLVRIDHCVGNVGWNEMDRWCDYYAKALGFTQLIGFDDKDISTEYTALRSKVMQSPSGKVKMPINEPAEGRKRSQIEEYLDFYGGPGVQHVAIATDDIAATVGALRSNGVELIETPAAYYDTLGERVGAIQEDVAVLRDLSILVDKDDKGYMLQIFTKPLQDRPTLFFEIIQRRGSLSFGKGNFKALFVSIEQEQAKRGNL comes from the coding sequence ATGACCGCCCGCTCGGCAGCGCTCGAGTCGCTCGAGTTCGATCACCTGGAGCTGTGGGTCGGCAACGCGAAGCAGGCCGCGCACTACTACTGCACCGCGTTCGGCTTCGCGCCGTTGGCGTACGCCGGCCCCGAGACCGGCGTCAAGGACCGCGCCTCGTACGTCGTCCGCCAGAACGAGCTGACGCTGGTGCTGACGTGCTCACTCCGGCCCGAGGGGGAGATCGCCGAGCACGTCGCCCGCCACGGCGACGGCGTCCGCGACGTCGCGCTGCGCACCTCCGGCGCGCGCGAGGCGTTCGATGCGGCGCTCGCCGGCGGGGCGCGCCCCCTCGCCCACCCGGCCGCCGCCGAGGACGAGCAGGGCCGCGTCGTGCGAGCGCAGATCGGCACCTACGGCGACACCGTCCACTCGCTGATCGAGCGCGGCGGCTACCGCCGCGTCTGGCTCCCGGGCTACCGGCCGTGGCAGGCGGCGATGCCGCCCTCTCCGCGCGTCGGGCTGGTGCGCATCGACCACTGCGTCGGGAACGTTGGCTGGAACGAGATGGACCGCTGGTGCGACTACTACGCCAAAGCGCTGGGGTTCACGCAGCTGATCGGGTTCGACGACAAAGACATCTCGACCGAGTACACCGCGCTCCGCTCCAAAGTGATGCAGTCCCCGAGCGGCAAGGTCAAGATGCCGATCAACGAGCCGGCCGAGGGGCGCAAGCGCTCGCAGATTGAGGAGTACCTCGACTTCTACGGCGGGCCGGGCGTCCAGCACGTCGCGATCGCGACCGACGACATCGCCGCGACGGTCGGCGCGCTGCGCTCCAACGGGGTCGAGCTCATCGAGACGCCGGCGGCGTATTACGACACGCTCGGCGAGCGGGTCGGAGCGATCCAGGAAGACGTCGCGGTGCTACGCGACTTGAGCATTCTCGTCGATAAAGACGACAAGGGGTACATGCTCCAAATCTTCACCAAACCGTTACAAGACCGGCCGACGCTGTTCTTCGAGATCATCCAGCGCCGCGGTTCGCTCTCGTTCGGTAAAGGTAACTTCAAGGCGCTGTTCGTGTCGATCGAGCAGGAACAGGCGAAGCGCGGCAATCTCTAG
- a CDS encoding ABC transporter permease, with translation MRERTQPVNRAAVAAIQAALALLALVLWELGVRAGKIDPFFFSSPSQIAATIGSWWQHGYVVRDVAVTMQETVFGLLVGGAIGVVLAVILASSSWLGAIFVPFLVLLNSIPRVTLVPLFILWFGFTLWSKVVSAVVLVLFVVFFATYDGIKDVDPTLVANVRVLGAKRIGVMRHVLIPSALTWIFSSLRSAVGFALIGAVVAEYFGAQAGVGYRIQFSESQLNTSGVFGGLFILMVLVFLINLFFQWLQRRLLVWKPAD, from the coding sequence ATGCGCGAGCGAACGCAGCCGGTTAACCGCGCCGCCGTCGCGGCGATTCAGGCTGCGCTCGCCCTCCTCGCGCTGGTGCTCTGGGAGCTGGGCGTGCGCGCGGGCAAGATCGATCCGTTCTTTTTCTCTTCGCCCTCGCAGATCGCGGCAACGATCGGCAGCTGGTGGCAGCACGGCTACGTCGTGCGTGACGTCGCCGTGACGATGCAGGAGACCGTCTTCGGCTTGCTGGTCGGCGGCGCGATCGGGGTCGTGCTGGCGGTGATTCTCGCCTCCAGCAGCTGGCTGGGCGCGATCTTCGTCCCTTTCTTGGTCCTGCTCAACTCGATCCCGCGCGTGACGCTGGTCCCGCTGTTCATCCTGTGGTTCGGCTTCACGCTGTGGTCGAAGGTCGTCAGCGCGGTCGTGCTGGTGCTGTTCGTGGTGTTCTTCGCGACCTACGACGGGATCAAGGACGTCGATCCGACGCTGGTCGCGAACGTGCGCGTCCTGGGCGCGAAGCGGATCGGCGTGATGCGCCACGTCCTGATCCCCTCGGCACTGACCTGGATCTTCTCGTCGCTGCGCTCGGCCGTCGGCTTCGCGCTGATCGGCGCGGTCGTGGCGGAGTACTTCGGCGCGCAGGCCGGGGTCGGCTACCGCATCCAATTCTCCGAGTCGCAGCTCAACACGAGCGGCGTCTTCGGCGGACTGTTCATCCTGATGGTGCTCGTGTTCTTGATCAACCTGTTCTTCCAATGGCTCCAGCGGCGGCTGCTCGTCTGGAAGCCCGCCGACTAG